In Molothrus aeneus isolate 106 chromosome 31, BPBGC_Maene_1.0, whole genome shotgun sequence, the genomic stretch agctaccctTGGAGGCATAAAAATTGTTGTTTTCAAGGCAAAAAAGAGACAACTTTAATTCTGACTCCAGCATTTATGGATTTCTAAAgttgacagtggattggagggtgacagtgccacacAATCCAACAGTCcattaaatttctcttcttctataaaagaatgcaaaacaataaatttatttacagaaagtgtgtgagaaagttcgttacaagaatgtaaacgtCAAAAAGCTTaggaaaatcttaaaaaatcagagcaACAGGGTCCCTATTATAAGGATTGGGGTTATTAACAGGGTTCCTATTAACAGGATTGTCCTTATTACAGCAGCTTCTTCAAGCCAGCTCTAATGAGCTCTTGGAGGTCTAGAACACACCCAAGACAGCTCAGCTACCCTTGGAGGcataaaaattattgttttcaagGCAAAAAAGAGACAACTTTAATTCTGACTCCAGCATTTATGGATTTCTAAAGGTGatagtggattggagggtgacagtgccacacaatccaacagtccatcaaatttctcttcttctgtaAAAGAATGCCAAACaataaatttatttacagaaagtgtgtgagaaagttcgttacaagaatgtaaacgtCAAAAGCTtagaaaaatcctaaaaaatcaGAGCAGCAGGGTCCTTATTAAAAGGATTGGGGTTATTAACAGGGTTCCTATTAACAGGATTGTCCCTGTTGTAGGAGCTTCTTCAAGCCAGGTCTAATGAGCTCTTGGAGGTCTAAaacacacccaagatagctcagatACCCTTGGAGGCATAAAAATCAGCAGGGTGGCTTCTGTTGCATtgctggaaacaaaaaggtttaataCAAAGCGaaataacaaacagaaaaaccaagCTAAGAGCCAGAGGTTCTTGGTTTTAGcgaaacacctcacaaaagtcATTAATTTCTGTGCTCATATCCTTTTCTAGTTAATTGCCCAGGCAGATTTTTCGGCTTGTTTCATTAGCTATCTTTAAATTTGAAGTCCCCTAAGTCCTGTGAGGTGTCTTTTCACTTAATGGAAGAGAGAAACTTCTGAGCCTCTTTCAAACGTCCAAATCTCAGCGCTGATTGGTTTGACCacaaaaactcacttccttttcTAAACCAGGGCGCTTTTTGAAGGAACAAAGGATAATTTTATCACTCCACCCACAAGAAGCTCACTCCTACAATGTCCCCACCGCGCATCCCCCTCGGCTCTGGCGGCCCCAGCCCAATCCccttttggggagggggagtgGGGGCTGCCCGAGCCCCTCCCGCTGTATTTTTAGTCCTTTCCTTATAAGGTTCCCACGAATtttgggagctgggagagggatgAAGTCATGGCTGAGGTCATCCCGCCTCTCCCCCCTCCCTGGCCCGGCGCGGGCTCACCCCACAGGGAGCTTTTTGTGCGGGCTCCATTGAAAtcccctggcccaggctggcaggaaacaaagccctgccctggctggcgGGGGCCCAGGCTGCgggggggctccaggggctcTCAAAGCTCCAGCCCAGGCAACAATTGGCAgctcccccccctccccaggcccccgggacccccccttTGCACGCTCCTGTGTCCCGGGTGTGAGCGGGGTTTGAGGGCAGGGCGCTGGCACTGCTCTTTTCAgccccccccaaaatcagcgTGGTCCCCAAAATCTGCCCGTGTGCACCCCCGCAGTGGGTGCTGCCCGTGGGGCCTGAGCACCCTGCTTGGGTCTGATGGGATTGGGGGTCAGGGGAgcgagctgcagccccaggcagggtggTCATGGGGTGACCCAGGCACCTGTGTCCCCCCCAGGGTCACGTTTGGTTCCCCCAGGGTCACGTTTGGTACCCCCAGGGTTGTGTTTGGTCCCCCCAGGGTCACATTTGGTCCCCCCAGGGTCGTGTTTGGTCCCCCCAGGGTTGTGTTTGGTCCCCCCAGGGTCACATTTGGTCCCCCCAGGGTTGTGTTTGGTACCCCCAGGGTTGTGTTTGGTCCCCCCAGGGTCATGTTTGGTCCCCCCAGGGTCGTGTTTGGTTCCCTCAGGGTCGTGTTTGGTCCTGTTGTGGTCACACAGTGCTGAGGGACAGCCCAGGTCCTACTGGGAGCACTCCTGATCCCATGAGGGACATCCTTCATCTCACTGGGAACAGGCTGGGTCACATCAGGGACACACTCTGTCCTGTTGGGGACACACTCAACCCCTTTGGGGACACTCTTGGTCCTGTTGGGGACACATTTGGTCCCACCATGACAACCTtgctcctgctgggacacaCTCAATGCCTTTGGGGACACTCTCGGTCCTGTTTGGGACATTCTCAATCCCTTTGGGGACACCCTCAGTCCTGCTGGGGACATTGTCTGTCCTGTTGGGGACACATTTGGTCCCTCCAGTGACACCTTtgctcctgctgggacacaCTCAATGCCTTTGGGGACACTCTTGGTCCTGCTGGGGATACTCTCGATCCTGTTGGAGACATTCTCTATCCCTTTGGGGACATTCTTAGTCATGTTGGGGACACTCTCGCTCCCGTTGGGGACATTTTTTTGTCCTGTTGGGGACATTTTTGGTCCTGTTGGGGACATTTTCAATCCCTTTGGGGACAGTCTCAGTCCTGTTGGGGACACTCTCAGTCCTGTTGGGGACACTCTCAATCCCTTTGGGGACACTCTCAATCCCTTTGGGGACACTCTCTGTCCTGTTGGGGACACTCTCAGTCCTGTTGGGGACACTCTCAGTCCTGTTTGGGACACTCAATCCCTTTGGGGACACTCTCAATCCCTTTGGGGACACTCTCAGTCCTGTTGGGGACATTTTTGGTCCTGTTGGGGACATTTTCAATCCCTTTGGGGACACTCTCTGTCCTGTTGGGGACACTCTCAATCCCTTTGGGGACACTCTCAATCCCTTTGGGGACACTCTCAGTCCTGTTGGGGACAATTTTGGTCCTATTGGGGACACTCTTGGTGCCGGTCCCTCGGGCACCGCCCAGACCCGGCTCTTCCCCAAAGGCCCCGGCACTGTCCCCCATCCCCCCGGCTGGCTCCGAGCTTTCACCgcttcctcccctcctcctcctcctcctcctcctcctcctgctgctgctgtgggaggaaGGGGCTCCCCTCCCCCGCCATCTGTGCCCCCTGATCGCTGTCAGCGCCGCAGGAATGCGGATTCATTTCGCCAGGAATGTCACCCCCCGCACGGCCCGAGCCGTCTCCGTCTCCTCCTCAGCATCCTCCACCCCCTTCCCGGGACCCCCCAGCTTTGGGGACCCctcggggggctcggggggcgcTGCTGCGGGGCTGTGTGATGGAACGCAGGCTCGGCGCCTGATTAAACTCATCacaaggggatttttttaatttttttttttctttagggtGTTTGGATCCGTTGGAGTTTCACCTTAAAAGGAATCTGTCGCCTTCAGGAGAGGAGGGGGCCGGGGCTTTCTCGGGGCTTTCTCGGGGCTTTCTCGGGGGTTTCTCGCGGGGGGAAGGCAGCTCGATGTCGGGTTCTTATCGCTTCtggctctgagcatccctgggcGCGGGAAGCACCGAGCTAAATCGGGCACGGGGACGGGCAGGGTGATGCTGAGCACCCCCGCGGGTGCCAGCCATGCCAGGGCCACCCGAGTCAGCGTGTGCCCCGTCCGGCTGTGACTCAGCCCTTTGCCCGGCATAAAGGAGCCCGTTCTTTTTCGGCTGCGCGCTGATTTATGCGCCTCTCCCCACGCCCGGCTGCACAACGGGGCGATTGAGCCCCCTCGCAGCCCCCCCGTACCCACCGCCCTCCGGCTCGGGGGGTCCTCACGGCGTTGCGGTGGTTCCCGGGGCCGGGGTGTGCGGGTTGTGCCGTGCATCGCCATGGGGATGGGGGAACAATCCCCTGGGGGCAttgccctgggaatgggggggaacattgccctgggaatgggggagaaTCCTCCTGGGGGCATTgcgctgggaatggggaacatCCACTGGAGGCATTGCCCTCGGAATGGGGGAGAATCCTCCTAGGGACATTGCCCTGGGGGCTGAATAGTCCTGAGGGCTGCACCACCCTGGGAATGGGGCAAcatcccctgggagctgcagtgggaatggggcaacatcccctgggagctgcagtgggaatGGGGGAACGTCCCCTGGGGCAttgccctgggaatgggggagaaTCCTCCTGGTAGCATTGCCCAAGGAATGGGGAACATCCTGGGGGCAttgccctgggaatgggggaacaatcccctgggagctgcagcaccctgggaatggggaacatCCCCTGGGAGCAttgcccagggaatgggggagAATCCTCCTGGGGGCATTGCCCTGGGGGCTGAATAGTCTTGAGGGCTGCACCACCCTGGGAATGGGGCAACATCCCCCAGGAGCAttgccctgggaatgggggaacaTCCTGGGGGCAttgccctgggaatggggaacaatcccctggggcactgccctgggaatggggaacatCCTGGGGGCATTGCCCTGGGAGTGGGGGAACAACCCCTGAGGGCTGCACcaccctgggaatggggaacatCCCCTGGGAGTTGCAGTGGGAATGGGGGAACTCTCCCCTggggcactgccctgggaatgggggagaaTCCTCCTGGGGGCACTGCCCTAGCGGGCTCCATCACCCTGGGAAAGGGGGAACACCCCCCTGGGGGCTGTATCAGCCTGGGGATGGAGGAACATCTGCTGGGAGCATTCCCTTGGGGGCTGCAGCACCGTGGGAATAGGGGAAAACCCTCCTGGGGCATTGCCCTGGGGGCTGAATcatcctgggggctgcagcaccctgggaaTGGAGAAACATCTCCTGGGAATGAAGGAGCATCCCCCTGGGGACTGCACcagcctgggaatgggggagaaTCCTCCTGGGGCTGTTGTCCTCAGGGCTGCATCACCCGGGGAATGGGGGAACCTCCTCCTGGGAGCATTGCCCTGGGAGGCTGCATCACCCTGGGGTCTGCAttgccctgggaatgggggaaaaccCTCCTGGGGCATTGCCCTGGGGGCTGAATCGTCCTGAGGTCTGCATgaccctgggaatgggggaaccTCCTCCTGGGGGCATTGCCCTGGGAGTGGGGGAACATCCCCTGAGGTCTGCATCACCCTGGGCATGGGGGAACCTCCTCCTGGGGGCAttgtcctgctgggctgcaccACCCTGGGGTCTGCAttgccctgggaatgggggaaaaccCTCCTGGGGATATTGCCCTGGGGGCTGAATCATCCTGGGGGCTGCACCACCCTGGCACTGGAGCAGCGTCCTGGGGTTGCAAACCCTGCCCACCCTCTGCCACCCTGCCCCCATCAGCTCCTGGTTGAACTCCAGGGCCTGCTCAACCATTTCCatggctctgggggctgcaccACCCCAGGGACTGTGGCCATGAAACTCCAGGGCTGTGCATTGtgccagagatggggcagcacCGTCCCACCCATCCTGCCCCCGGATCCTGCCCCCAGGATCCTCACCAGGGCACCATCCCAGCCCCCCCAGTCAgtgccatccccagccctgctgcccctgccccagagTGAGGAGAGCCAGCCCTGAGGGGAGGATGAGgctttattaaattaattttgggtACATCCAGCGTGGCTCAGCCCCCAGGGTCAGGCTGGGGGAGCCTGGGGTGATGTAGCCCAAAATGCTGAGTCCCAGGGTGCAGTTTGGGAGGGTCCCTAACCCCCAGCTGGACATCCTGGGGCAAATACTGGAGGGTTTGGAGAGGGAAGAGTGCAGGCAATGGggaaacacagaatttaaattaaataccaGATGGGTTCCTCCAGGCAACCCACCCAGGAGGAAACTCAAAATGAAGCAGGAGTCCCAGAGCAAACACGAGAATTTGGGTGGGCTGTGAGGGTGCAACAGAACTTGGTGGTTCTTCACTCTGGAAAGGGGTGcaaaaaatccacacaaacaCGTTAAAGACACCTGGGtcaggctgcagagcctggggtgATGTAGCCCAAAATGCTGAGTCccggggggggtttggggaggtcCCTAAGCTCCAGCTGGACGTCCTGGAGGATTTGGAGAGGGAATCTTGCAGGGAACGGggaaacacagaatttaaattaaatacagcCACGGCAACCCACCCAGGAGGAAACTCAAAGTGAAGCAGGGCAAACACGAGAATTTGGGTGGGCTGTGAGGGGGGCAACAGAACTTGGCGGTTCTTCACTCTGGAAAGGGGTGCAAAACATCCACACAAACACGTTAAAAACCCACAGGGAGATGGGGAAGCATCAGGAGCgggtgggacagggagggcacCGGGTTCCGGCAGGAAGGAGCTACCAGAAGCTTCTGTCACTCGTCccctgaggagcagggctgctgctgggctctggggctcaGGACATCGTCgcccagagcaggggacacGGGGCTCAGCTGCTTCGCCCTGAGGCTGCCGTCCCCCGGCTTGGTGGCAGCgccatccccagggctgggggccggTGCTGGCATCACCCCCGCGGGCTCTGAGGGCATCTCCTGTGCGGGGGCAGCGCTGGAGGTGCCGTTCAGCAGCTCCTCGGTGAATTcgggcagctcctccaggctgggctggcggTGCAGCCCGTTCTGAGCCCGGAGCTCACCCTCCCGCACCGCCTCCGGGGCCTCCTGCACCGTGGGCTCCTCCTCGCTGgatgaggagagggaggagccttcctctgcatcctgggggagtttggggtgtTCCTCTGCATcctgggggagtttggggtgtTCTCCTGCATCCCGGGGGAGCTGAGCGCCTTCCTCTGCATCCCGGGACAGCTCAGAGCCTTCCTCTGCATCCCGGGGGAGTTTGGGGTCTTCCTCTGCATCCCGGCAGAGCTCAGAGTGTTCCTCTGCAtcctgggagagctcagagccttcCTCTGCATCCTGGGAGAGTTTGGAGCCTTGCTCTGCATCCCGGGGGAGCTCAGAGTGTTCTCCTGCATCCTGGCAGAGCTCGGGGTGTTCCTCTGCATCTCGGGACAGCTCGGGGTCTTCCTCTGCATCCCGGGAGAGTTTGGAGCCTTCCTCTGcatcctggcagagctcagagccttcTTCTGCATCCCGGCAGAGCTCAGAGTGTTCCTCTGCAtcctgggagagctcagagccttcctctgcatcctgggagagctcagagccttcctctgcatcctggcagagctcagagccttcTTCTGCATCCCGGCAGAGCTCAGAGTGTTCCTCTGCAtcctgggagagctcagagccttcCTCTGCATCCTGGGAGAGTTTGGAGCCTTCCTCTGcatcctggcagagctcagagccttcTTCTGCATCCCGGCAGAGCTCAGAGTGTTCCCCTCCATCCCGGCAGAGCTCAGAGTGTTCCCCTCCATCCCGGCAGAGCTCAGAGTGTTCCCCTCCATCCCGGCAGAGCTCAGAGTGTTCCCCTCCATCCCGGCAGAGCTCAGAGTGTTCCCCTCCATCCCGGCAGAGCTCGGGGTGTTCCTCTCCATCCCAGGAGAGCTCtctcctgccaggaccctgcccagcctctgccaccCTCGCCCCCATCAGCTCCTGGTTGAACTCCAGCGCCTGCTCCACTATTTCCAAAATGCCCGAGGCTTTCATGAGCTCCActggcagctcagctgtgtcGGGGATGTCCGGGAGCACCTCTGGAGAGCCTCCCTGCCCCGGCGCAGGGCAAGGAGGGCTCTCACTGCCCACGGCTTCCTCCTCCATGCCTGGCTGCTCTTCCAGAGCCTTCTCTGCTTCATCAGGCACTGCCTgggcctggagctctgctgtggcctCGGCTGTGTCatggagagctgtgctgggctcatcctcatcttcctcctcctcctcctcctgccctgccagccccagcgtGGTTGTTGCTCCAGTGGCATCCccctccagctcagctgtgctgtggagctCCTCGTCTGGATCTTCTGGGTGCTCTGGTCCCTGCCATGCTGTGGCACCCTGGGCTGGCTCACCAGAACCTCCAGCTGATGGTTCCACCATCCTAGGGCAGCTGGGATCTTCTTCTGGGCCTTCCTCCAGCTCAGCAGcgccctcctcatcctctggcACCTCGGGTTCCTCAGTGGGCACCTCCATACCCTCATCTGGATCAGCAGCCAGATCTTCTGGGTGCTCTGGTCCCTGCCATGCTGTGGCACCCAGGACTGGCTCACCAGAACCTCCTGCTGATGGTTCCACCACCCCAAGGCAGCTGGGATCTTCTTCTGGGCCTtcctccagctcagctgtgctgtggagctCCTCGTCTGGATCTTCTGGCTGCTCTGATCCCTGCCACGCTGCAGAGCCTGTGGCACCCTGGGCTGGCTCACCAGAACCTCCTGCTGATGGTTCCAtcatcccagggcagctgggatcTTCTTCTGGGCCTtcctccagctcagctgtgccctcctcatcctctggcACCTCGGGTTCCTCAGTGGGCACCTCCGTACCCtcatctgctcctgcagcaagcGCCTCCAGGTGCTCTGTGCCCTCTGGCCCTGGAGATgcttccccaggagcccccagatCATCTTGGCCACCTTCAGCTGCTTCCACTTGAATTTCTTCAAAGTCCTCAGGGATCTCAGCTTCCTCTGAGCTGGACACCTcttggctgggagcagagaccATGAAATAAccttcctcctcagcctcctcttcctccccttcgGGGCTCTCTGGCACGCTGGCACTCGGTGGCTGGTCCCTCCCTTGCTGCCACCCTTcaccctgctgggctgtggcacacacgggagctgtccctggggtCTCCTCGCTCTCTGCAGGGCTtgggctgggtgtccccatcATCATCTCCTCCCGGTAGAGGTGCAGGGGGGTGCAGTCTGGCAGTGTGTCCTCCAGCTCCACCCTCCTGCCCGTGCCCACCGCCAGCTCTGCGGCTCTGGGGGTCTCCTCTAGTGCCCACTCAGTGTCCTCACCTGGcacctgccctggtgccaccagccctgagctctccagctctgccagctctgcagctctgggggtcTCCTCTAATGCCCACTCAGCACCATCACCTGGcacctgccctggtgccaccaATTCTGTGGGTTCTGTGTCTCTGGTGGCTTCCTCCAGTGCCCACTCACCTGGcacctgccctggtgccaccagCTCTGAACTCTCCAATTTTGGGGACTCTGGGTCTCTGGATGTCTCCTCCAATGCCCACTCGCTGTTCTCATCTGGCACCAGCCCTGGTGCCACCAATTCTGTGGGTTCTGTGTCTCTGGGGGTCTCCTCCAATGCCCACTCACCTGGcacctgccctggtgccaccagctctgccagctctgcgTCTCTGGTGGCTTCCTCCAATGCCCACTCACTGCTGTCACCTGgcacctgccccagctcccccagctctgggctgagcccctcagccccatcctcaccctgcagctcccctggtTCCTGTGgagcctctgccagctcctggctgtgccctggcccGGGGGCACCTGGAGGGGCTGGCTCAGGCCgtgccaccctgccctgctgtgccagctcagcctgtgccagcgcctgctgctgcctcatctCCTGGCTCCTGGCATCTCCTTCATCATCCTCCTGggcctcctccagctctgctggccctgAGCCACCTCCCTCCTCTCTTTCCAGCCTTCCTGCACTGCTCGGGGTGTCacctgcccaggctggctcctcGGTGTCCCCTTCTGTCACCTCCCAGTCCTCTGGGCAGGGCTCTTGGGCACTGCCATCGTCacccccctgtgcccagggctcctgtcctggctccggctcctcctgttcctcctcttctccttcctgcagctcctcaggctcctctggggctctgctgtcccccTCCAGTGTGTCacctgcctctcctgccccaAGATCTCCTGCCCCAAGATCTCCTGCCCCAAGATCTCCTGCCTCAGagccttctcctgctccaagaTCTTCTCCTGCCCCAAGGTCTTCTCCTGTCTCAGAACCTTCTCCTGCCCCAAGATCTTCTCCTGCCCCAAGATCTTCTCCTGTCCCATGATCTTCTCCTGTCCCATGATCTTCTCCTGTCCCATGATCTTCTCCTGTCTTGGAGCCTTCTCCTGCCCCAAGATCTGCCTCAGagccttttcctgctccatAATCTTCTCCTGCCCCAAAATCTTCTCCTGCCCCAAGATCTTCTCCTGCCCCAAGGTCTTCTCCTGCCCCAAGGtcttctcctgccccagagtCCTCTCCTGCCATGGGGTCCTGTCCCACCCTGTGATCCTCCCCTctcagcacctccctgctggcctctcccttttctccctcaCCACCTtcccctgtgcctgtgtcctCCCGTGCCACAGCATCTCCCTCAGCTCCCGTGgcagcctcctctgctgggATGGCCTCAGGGGCACCCGAGGGCTCCTGCTCTGGACTCAGCTCctgttcccttccctcctctgcagccaggtccaCCTCACACCTGGGCATTTCCTGCTCTGCATCAGCAGagtcctgctccaggtgaccttCTGTGGGCACAACCAGGTGGCTTTGcacaaggacagcagcagcGGCTTCCACTTCTCCGTGGGGACGTTCCTCTTCTTGCACATCTGCTCTTTCTTCCTGGAaatctcccttctcctcctcctcatcctctgagGGGTGTGATGGCTCCGTGCTGGGCGTCTGtgccttctcctgctctggTTTTTCCCAGCTGGTCTCTGTGTGCCCAGGCAGATCCTCATCCCCTTCCTGGGCCTCCATTTCTGGATCCCTtgggctcagcactgcaggaacctcctcctcttcctcctcctcctcctcccaggctCCCAGATCTTCCTGGCTCCCCGAGGCACCCAAGGGAGGGTCCGTGCTCGGTGGGGATGAAGCTGAGTCCTGCAGGGTGCTGCTCTCTccagccagcccctggagcaTCACCTCCTCATCCTCGGGGCTCTCCCCATCCTCAGatccctcctgcccttccccaggcCCCTCTGGCTCAGCCTTGGTGGggaaaatggggctgggggcatgGATATTCCACGTGGAGCTGGGTGTGGGCTCCTCTTCAGGCTGAGCATCATCTCCCACCTCCTTGAGGGCATCCTCCAGCGCCTCACTGACCAGCTGGGCCGGGTACTGCAGCCTGtgggcagctcccaggagctgcaggctggcactgccaccgtCCCCTgaggctctgggcaggggacacTCCATCCCTGGGCTCACTGCTGCCTCATCTCCTCCTGGCCAGGCAGGACCTTCCCCCCCAGACCTCTCCTGCTcgggggagaggggaagggaggctctgcctgcctggggagggctgggagtgggagcccccagccctccagccctgctggcagcgcTGCCATGGAGGGCTGAGGTGATTTTCTGGAGCTCCCTGGCGCTTTGGGGTGTCAGGGTGGTGCTTTGGGGGTGTTTTGTCACCCTGGGGAAGGGGGTGCAGGGCAGCACCCGCCTGCCCTCGGGGCTCGCTGGTGCCGCTTTGCCGCTGCTCAGCTCCAGTTTGAGATCTGCAAAGAGCAAGGAGGAACCAtgagcctctcccagccctgccctggctgcctctggcTGCCCCCTCTCCTATTTTTAACCAGCTCCCTCTTGGAAAGTGGGAAATTCCTCCCTCCTGAGTGCAGCGGATGCTGCGGCTCCCGGGGGATTTGTGCCcagctgtcacagacatcttctatcaaaaatcctttccttaggattgttcctcctgagaagctgagaggcctcaggaacaacatgtaagcaatggttatctgctgctgtggaatgcaacaggtggatctgggattggtctcatgtggttgtttctaattaatggccaatcacagcccagctggctcagactctatcagagccacaaacctttgttatcattctttctttttctattattagccagccttctgatgaaaccttttcttctattcctttagtatagtttaaatataatatacatcataaaataataaatcaaacctcctgaaacatggagtcagatcctcctctctcccctcatcctcactcgcagctgcagccacagctgggccctgctgctgggccaagTGTGCAGGTGACAAagctttccttgggattttcatttggttttttttttttttttggtttgttttgaggaaaaaggaaatgctcAGCTGGTTAGCGCAGCCCTCCGTCCTGTGCTGCCCTTCCCATGAAAGGAAGGGAATTAAAAAcgaggcagaggagcagataaggctggtgaaggagcagataaggctggagaaggagcagatAAGGCTTATCTGGGATGTGAGCCCTGTGCCAAGAGCCACCCCCCTGGCCGCTGTTCACACCTTCCTATCACTGGcaggaaaatgcagggaaatgtgTCTGAATCCGCATTTAAACACATCTAACCTCTAGAAATGTGTCTGAATCCGCATTTAAACACATCTAACCTCTAGAAATGTCTCTGAATCCACATTTAAACACATCTAACCTCTAGAAATGTGTCTGAATCCGCATTTAAACACATCTAACCTCTAGAAATGTGTCTGAATCCGCATTTAAACACATCTAACCTCCACCAGGAAAATGTGTCTAAATCCACACTTAACCTCCCCAGGAAAATGTGTCTAAATCCACATTTAAACACATGTAAACCCCCcaaggaaaatgcagggaaatgtgTCTGAATCCACATTTCAACACATTTAACCCCCCCCAGGAAAATGTGTCTAAATCCACATTTAAACCCATTTAACCTCCCAGGAAAAGGTGTCTAAATCCACATTTAAACCTCCTcaggaaaatgcagggaaatgtgTCTGAATCCACATTTAAACACGTCTAACCCCTCCCCAGGAAAATGTGTCTAAATCCACATTAAACCTCCCcaggaaaatgcagggaaatgtgCCTAAATCCACATTTAAACACATgtaaacccccccccccccgggaaaatgcagggaaatgtgCCTAAATCCACATTTAAACACATGTAAACCCCCCCtagaaaatgcagggaaatgtgCCTAAATTCACATTTAAACCTCCCcaggaaaatgcagggaaatgtgTCTAAATCCACATTTAACCCCCCCAGGAAAAGGTGTCTAAATCCGCATTTAAATGCATCTAACCTCCACCAGGAAAATGTGTCTAAATCCACATTTAACCCCCCCCCgggaaaatgcagggaaatgtgTCTGAATCCACATTTAAACATGTCTAACCCCCATCAGGAAAATGTGTCTAAATCCACATTTAACCCCCCCCGGAAAATGTGTCTAAACCCACATTAAAACCCATTTAACCCCCCCAGGAAAAGGTGCCTAAACCCACATTTAAACCCATTTAAACCCTCCAGGAAAAGGTGCCTAAACCCACATTTAAACCCATTTAAACCCTCCCAGGGGTGGCACCGGGGGTCCCTTACCTCTCACCCCGTTGGTCACCCTGAATTCCCCAGCGGGCACCTGCAGGCGGCTGCTCTCGGCTTCCAGCAGCGTcctgggggagaggagaggggctgggggtgctgcggGGTGCTGGGGgttccctgtgccccccaggctgggtaaactgaggcacggctgcctgtgctgctctggacacAGGGGGCATCAGGGTgggtaaactgaggcacggcTGCTTGAGCTGCTATGGACACAGGGCAggtaaactgaggcacgggtgcctgtgctgctctggacacAGGGGGCAT encodes the following:
- the NES gene encoding nestin; translation: MLSTESLAGPRALREESLQMWDLNKRLEAYLARVKFLEEENEVLRAEIQSSKSGPAGDSWRAKYEEELRALRDALDVAFRDKCAAELARDNLYEEVQQVRSRCQKEQAAREEAKKELSLSRRELEEERRAQIWLKERAVQLEKEVEALLEVHEEEKAGLDQEIATFSHSLESFRCAPVALQPVEVEDYSKRLSEIWKGAVETYKAEVAQLEGSLCQAKENLWKAVEDNQQSQLQLQHLEKDLAGLKARKEMLEESLARQWQEQRGEAEKFQLAMEALEQEQQSLRVQIARVLEDRQQLMHLKMSLSLEVATYRTLLEAESSRLQVPAGEFRVTNGVRDLKLELSSGKAAPASPEGRRVLPCTPFPRVTKHPQSTTLTPQSARELQKITSALHGSAASRAGGLGAPTPSPPQAGRASLPLSPEQERSGGEGPAWPGGDEAAVSPGMECPLPRASGDGGSASLQLLGAAHRLQYPAQLVSEALEDALKEVGDDAQPEEEPTPSSTWNIHAPSPIFPTKAEPEGPGEGQEGSEDGESPEDEEVMLQGLAGESSTLQDSASSPPSTDPPLGASGSQEDLGAWEEEEEEEEEVPAVLSPRDPEMEAQEGDEDLPGHTETSWEKPEQEKAQTPSTEPSHPSEDEEEEKGDFQEERADVQEEERPHGEVEAAAAVLVQSHLVVPTEGHLEQDSADAEQEMPRCEVDLAAEEGREQELSPEQEPSGAPEAIPAEEAATGAEGDAVAREDTGTGEGGEGEKGEASREVLRGEDHRVGQDPMAGEDSGAGEDLGAGEDLGAGEDLGAGEDFGAGEDYGAGKGSEADLGAGEGSKTGEDHGTGEDHGTGEDHGTGEDLGAGEDLGAGEGSETGEDLGAGEDLGAGEGSEAGDLGAGDLGAGDLGAGEAGDTLEGDSRAPEEPEELQEGEEEEQEEPEPGQEPWAQGGDDGSAQEPCPEDWEVTEGDTEEPAWAGDTPSSAGRLEREEGGGSGPAELEEAQEDDEGDARSQEMRQQQALAQAELAQQGRVARPEPAPPGAPGPGHSQELAEAPQEPGELQGEDGAEGLSPELGELGQVPGDSSEWALEEATRDAELAELVAPGQVPGEWALEETPRDTEPTELVAPGLVPDENSEWALEETSRDPESPKLESSELVAPGQVPGEWALEEATRDTEPTELVAPGQVPGDGAEWALEETPRAAELAELESSGLVAPGQVPGEDTEWALEETPRAAELAVGTGRRVELEDTLPDCTPLHLYREEMMMGTPSPSPAESEETPGTAPVCATAQQGEGWQQGRDQPPSASVPESPEGEEEEAEEEGYFMVSAPSQEVSSSEEAEIPEDFEEIQVEAAEGGQDDLGAPGEASPGPEGTEHLEALAAGADEGTEVPTEEPEVPEDEEGTAELEEGPEEDPSCPGMMEPSAGGSGEPAQGATGSAAWQGSEQPEDPDEELHSTAELEEGPEEDPSCLGVVEPSAGGSGEPVLGATAWQGPEHPEDLAADPDEGMEVPTEEPEVPEDEEGAAELEEGPEEDPSCPRMVEPSAGGSGEPAQGATAWQGPEHPEDPDEELHSTAELEGDATGATTTLGLAGQEEEEEEDEDEPSTALHDTAEATAELQAQAVPDEAEKALEEQPGMEEEAVGSESPPCPAPGQGGSPEVLPDIPDTAELPVELMKASGILEIVEQALEFNQELMGARVAEAGQGPGRRELSWDGEEHPELCRDGGEHSELCRDGGEHSELCRDGGEHSELCRDGGEHSELCRDGGEHSELCRDAEEGSELCQDAEEGSKLSQDAEEGSELSQDAEEHSELCRDAEEGSELCQDAEEGSELSQDAEEGSELSQDAEEHSELCRDAEEGSELCQDAEEGSKLSRDAEEDPELSRDAEEHPELCQDAGEHSELPRDAEQGSKLSQDAEEGSELSQDAEEHSELCRDAEEDPKLPRDAEEGSELSRDAEEGAQLPRDAGEHPKLPQDAEEHPKLPQDAEEGSSLSSSSEEEPTVQEAPEAVREGELRAQNGLHRQPSLEELPEFTEELLNGTSSAAPAQEMPSEPAGVMPAPAPSPGDGAATKPGDGSLRAKQLSPVSPALGDDVLSPRAQQQPCSSGDE